From Marinobacterium sp. LSUCC0821, a single genomic window includes:
- a CDS encoding gamma-glutamylcyclotransferase encodes MIQDTRAINSDRSDIETLDEIWLFGYGSLIYKVDFPYLESKPAYLCGWSRRFWQGSHDHRGTPDKPGRVLTLIEEPSERCFGIAYRVTADVFDHLDHREKNGYLRLIKELEFEDVTRKPGVTYIGMPNNPAFLGPASDIDIAKQIHISEGPSGTNREYVELLAEALKAHNVKDPQVDAIHVLLQKLDSRRDA; translated from the coding sequence ATGATCCAAGATACCCGCGCCATCAACAGCGACCGTAGCGATATAGAAACACTCGATGAGATTTGGCTATTCGGGTATGGATCTCTCATCTATAAGGTCGACTTCCCTTATCTCGAATCAAAACCCGCCTATCTATGCGGATGGAGCAGACGCTTCTGGCAAGGTAGCCACGACCACCGCGGCACACCAGATAAGCCAGGCAGGGTTTTAACCCTTATAGAAGAGCCATCTGAACGCTGTTTTGGTATCGCTTACCGAGTAACCGCTGACGTCTTCGACCACCTCGACCATCGCGAAAAAAATGGCTACCTGAGACTAATCAAAGAGCTAGAGTTTGAGGACGTAACCCGCAAACCCGGCGTCACCTACATCGGCATGCCAAACAACCCCGCCTTCCTAGGCCCCGCTTCCGATATTGATATCGCAAAACAGATCCACATAAGCGAAGGCCCCAGCGGCACAAACCGAGAGTATGTCGAGCTACTTGCCGAAGCCCTAAAAGCTCATAACGTAAAAGATCCACAGGTAGATGCTATCCACGTCCTACTCCAAAAGCTAGATTCAAGGAGGGATGCCTAA
- a CDS encoding retention module-containing protein, with protein sequence MSFVIGTVNALVGQVIAVAEDGSSRILKLGDAVLNTEVIRTVEGAQIEVALANGETVSIANAGEWLAEQALTPQTLAQIQFQSTPIGTVNSVSGNAVAVAADGSERVLLAGDSIYPGEIIRTSPDSAIQIAVDGASPITIGGGDSWVATSDTYTPTQDFDPTAAASSDIDAIQAAILAGVDPTQNAEATAAGGETPTEDGGSSFVTLERTAAEVNPEAGFDTVGLNQTITPFNEEPAFVAALTLSTPEDPDAPTDGRNTAQFTDNFVNGVEYYNYDSKSSYDADASSYTNSGLTGDRGTPGSFSYTETEFMVFKIGAVIVAEFPASQIDGPYLFIQDLNAGLTLADTNEWQVENTAIFLQALDSDIQDSNGSEGFQTNEVSNSEQAFESNINITAEIREAFSQYVDPRTGDILNLQSADKVMISRALATQGIEFTRQTEVDPNSEDGMQNVFETIAIDHVVGTIEDLAGDRAPASTEQRIEDTIDAGDGVITYYSNNLPVDSEGNYYIEFDAEGLLANSIGKQVMTNNMDITDVQAVVTLPGFDNPVGTVTYDDITRTGRITLDGLSAEDLESGALETLNFGYTIWDWTANVQVTVRPLDLYKAHLSAEVENVDESVEYNTVSIKSSLTFETDQKLTVKFAPEGGGENFAEYSDDFRVPVQYSNDGGDTWVDMPTLPQTYNYVNGDYVYDKPLPIFEFTLAAGSDSVLIRIPIWDDVEDEGANTEEAREIIDMLIEGENFFTENVQPGIIDNDPSDVPYVDVNFAVVSESDDYADLTITLHDRNGNSATANGDVTVTYQLLDLSATGGTSDAINSGNDYVDSSDTYTITIPSGDSSFVVRVPIIDDLNIETTEFALIDLLSVTGKVVGEANDLVIGDPQGTIRIYDNDALNVVGQQDYEGNDAVFSVTVDPEQIDAGAIITLRPTNSGASATPVDDFDPTTLHAYTLSDIGEKVEITLDENLSFELGGREQFYVAYETTQDQVIESPETVRIQVSAEFLDDQGDQVERVGLGTATIVDPIIAANDADSFTETELETGLTISGSINVLTNDTEPTPDAEALKVQQEAVDVFTSDGQTVIGVVNFAKDGSYTLTLNAAGQAAVNALDADESLTVEADYTAENQDGVTDTATLTVTINATNDKPTITSSSGNPEGANDVVYESGLATGSSPSASSVVAAGTITVADPDGLDDIVSITIDSDTFTLAQLNAATAGSPLTVTGDKGTLSITDYTDGVATYSYTLTSAVDDDEVGASTQEVFSVTTSDGTLSSDPASITIDISDDAPRADDDANSLGEDDTSTSGNVFGATNASTNNDADIAGADGASVTAVRTGAEDATGTSGSLGVALQGTYGTLTLGTDGQYTYTLTADMSALDDGESETDTFTYTITDGDSETDTAELVVTINGSNDKPTISTDSGNTDNANDTVYEAGLTSGSGIGSTATTVGGTITVADPDGLDDIESITIDSDTFTVAELNGASSESPLTVTGDKGTLSITDYTDGVATYSYTLTSAVDDDEVGASTQEVFSVTTSDGTWSSVPAYITIDISDDAPRAENDNTGSLTEDSTLTLTGNVLDNDVVGADEVTGVDADAINTDIFVEWAATDAQTAGGLDLSDYGTLSLNLDGSYSFALDNSLESVQALTADDTLVFTVGYTMQDADGDESDATLSITITGTNDAPVATANSNTIAEDAVAPVTGNMVTDNDGNGVDSDTDISDVLTVSNIDATGANQYGTLTLTNADGSYSYAIDNTNAAVQALAVGETLTETYTYTLSDGNGGTDTATLTITITGTNDAPVIAGGSTDASGAVTELADLSANELTGTLSDSGTITFTDADSTDTHDATVVTKSYSGSAELGSLTLSDNVDNTDGTIGWAFSVSDAAVDFMREGDTITQVYTVTIDDGNGGTVDQDITVVITGTNDAPILTVDATGGVTEDAATPTLTDSGTLSFADVDTADTHTVTESYNSDVVWSGGTLSAAQITALTSGFSADSDSWDYSVANTDVQFLSKDETVTFSYDVTVKDDSGASNDSDTETVTITITGTNDAPVIAGGSTDASGAVTELADLSANELTGTLSDSGTITFTDADSTDTHDATVVTKSYSGSAELGSLTLSDNVDNTDGTIGWAFSVSDAAVDFMREGDTITQVYTVTIDDGNGGTVDQDITVVITGTNDAPILTVDATGGVTEDAATPTLTDSGTLSFADVDTADTHTVTESYNSDVVWSGGTLSAAQITALTSGFSADSDSWDYSVANTDVQFLSKDETVTFSYDVTVKDDSGASNDSDTETVTITITGTNDAPVIAGGSTDASGAVTELADLSANELTGTLSDSGTITFTDADSTDTHDATVVTKSYSGSAELGSLTLSDNVDNTDGTIGWAFSVSDAAVDFMREGDTITQVYTVTIDDGNGGTVDQDITVVITGTNDAPILTVDATGGVTEDAATPTLTDSGTLSFADVDTADTHTVTESYNSDVVWSGGTLSAAQITALTSGFSADSDSWDYSVANTDVQFLSKDETVTFSYDVTVKDDSGASNDSDTETVTITITGTNDDPVMSVGNGSVSESGLAAGTSPSLAARTDSGVITLSDVDGTIGSGSDVTVTSDGQYGTASVSWNSEDSRWEWSYELTSAVDEDGADNQSTIPSEDSFDITIDDGAGGVVTKTLTISIADDAPAQFSAETVYVSNGGTAYAEGSLDAVQNIGADGVRSIVFTTPLATGGSVEVSGTDFYLTDSNGRMTSGGSEILLTGFDTGTLVGTTVSGLKVFEIAIDQATGEYVIDFDKALDDGSGFTFSDFSKAPAGNKEWVAFDRDGFAITDVTDPNPDSNDILITAGAHTVNTSSTDIGAANQWIGSGDSVRLDMVTDVRYLTEVVQEKIQGVWTDVEVTRSEGDAGGFDYDSHYSSDTVTFTVMQTKGGGSSSLRVAAFDFDDAGDKTDLGGESTSVSLALATVVVKSATGVTLSAGSDYTVSISGTDVIVSGLDADDTVTVTNPVGSTFEAVEISYEADSDFALGGFGFESTQAGSDLNMSFDLTATDTDGDSITSTLGLVNIQPDASVLTGGTGDDVMAGDAGIDNIVGNAGDDIIFGGAGSDVMYGDSSSSLDGTVGVDTFVWESGDEGTLESPAIDVIKDFDASNGGDILNLSDLLVGEHDGSGVDTNNLDGYFDFATVGGNTEISIRPTGTGGEITQKIILEGVDLGADGSNDAKVLAQLLSNGNLGVDS encoded by the coding sequence ATGAGCTTTGTAATTGGAACCGTTAATGCCCTCGTTGGACAAGTTATTGCAGTGGCAGAAGACGGAAGTTCGCGCATTCTAAAATTAGGTGATGCGGTTCTTAACACAGAAGTGATTCGCACAGTTGAAGGTGCTCAAATTGAAGTAGCCCTAGCCAACGGGGAAACAGTTTCAATTGCAAATGCAGGTGAATGGCTAGCCGAACAGGCACTCACCCCACAAACCCTCGCTCAGATTCAATTCCAATCTACACCTATAGGTACCGTAAATTCAGTCTCAGGTAACGCAGTTGCTGTAGCCGCAGATGGCAGCGAGCGGGTACTACTTGCTGGCGACTCAATTTACCCAGGCGAAATCATCCGCACATCGCCTGATTCAGCTATTCAAATCGCAGTAGATGGTGCCTCTCCAATCACCATCGGTGGCGGCGATAGCTGGGTAGCAACAAGCGACACCTACACCCCAACACAAGATTTTGACCCAACAGCAGCAGCTTCATCAGACATCGACGCCATCCAGGCTGCAATCCTAGCCGGCGTAGACCCAACCCAAAACGCCGAAGCAACCGCAGCCGGTGGTGAAACCCCAACCGAAGATGGCGGCTCAAGCTTCGTAACCCTAGAGCGCACCGCAGCAGAAGTTAACCCAGAAGCAGGGTTTGATACTGTTGGCCTAAATCAGACGATTACACCGTTCAATGAAGAGCCGGCTTTTGTGGCTGCCCTCACTTTGAGCACACCGGAGGACCCGGATGCACCAACAGATGGACGCAATACAGCTCAATTCACAGATAACTTTGTTAACGGAGTTGAGTACTATAACTATGATAGTAAATCATCTTATGACGCTGATGCCAGCAGTTACACCAATAGCGGCTTAACGGGTGATCGCGGTACCCCCGGCTCTTTCTCTTATACCGAAACAGAGTTTATGGTATTTAAAATTGGAGCGGTAATTGTTGCTGAATTTCCTGCTTCCCAAATAGATGGACCATACCTGTTCATCCAAGACTTGAACGCTGGCCTGACGCTCGCAGACACTAATGAGTGGCAGGTAGAGAACACTGCAATATTTCTACAAGCATTGGATTCCGATATTCAGGACTCGAATGGTTCAGAGGGTTTCCAAACTAATGAGGTTTCAAATTCAGAGCAGGCTTTTGAATCAAACATTAATATTACAGCAGAAATCCGAGAGGCATTCTCGCAGTACGTCGACCCTCGTACGGGAGATATTCTAAACCTCCAGTCAGCCGACAAGGTAATGATTTCCAGAGCGCTCGCGACTCAGGGAATAGAGTTTACTCGCCAGACTGAAGTGGATCCAAACTCTGAAGATGGAATGCAAAACGTTTTCGAGACGATCGCTATCGATCATGTCGTTGGGACCATTGAGGATCTCGCTGGCGATCGTGCCCCTGCATCAACAGAGCAGCGTATTGAGGACACCATCGATGCGGGTGACGGGGTAATTACGTATTACTCCAACAATTTACCAGTGGACAGTGAAGGAAACTATTACATCGAGTTTGATGCTGAAGGCCTCTTAGCAAACTCAATCGGTAAACAAGTTATGACGAACAATATGGACATTACCGATGTTCAAGCGGTCGTAACGCTACCCGGTTTTGATAATCCAGTTGGAACCGTGACCTACGATGATATAACCCGCACAGGCAGAATAACTTTAGACGGTCTGAGCGCTGAGGATTTAGAGTCTGGCGCACTGGAGACACTTAATTTTGGTTACACCATCTGGGATTGGACAGCTAACGTGCAGGTTACTGTGCGTCCTCTTGATCTGTATAAAGCACACTTGTCCGCAGAGGTTGAAAATGTGGATGAGAGTGTTGAGTACAACACTGTCTCTATCAAAAGCAGCCTGACTTTCGAGACTGATCAAAAACTTACAGTGAAGTTTGCACCCGAGGGCGGCGGCGAGAACTTTGCCGAGTACTCGGATGATTTTCGGGTTCCTGTGCAGTACTCAAACGACGGCGGTGATACCTGGGTTGATATGCCAACCCTGCCTCAGACTTACAACTACGTTAACGGCGACTATGTCTACGATAAGCCGCTCCCGATATTTGAATTCACTTTGGCTGCTGGTAGTGATTCTGTACTGATTAGAATCCCGATATGGGATGACGTCGAAGATGAGGGAGCTAATACTGAAGAAGCACGTGAAATCATAGATATGTTGATTGAGGGTGAGAACTTCTTTACTGAGAATGTCCAGCCCGGAATTATCGATAACGATCCATCTGACGTCCCCTATGTTGATGTCAACTTCGCTGTTGTTAGTGAGTCTGACGATTACGCCGATCTCACAATCACTCTGCACGACAGGAACGGTAACAGCGCTACTGCAAATGGTGACGTCACAGTCACTTACCAGTTACTCGATCTCTCTGCTACTGGCGGAACATCGGACGCAATTAATTCAGGTAACGACTATGTAGATTCAAGTGATACATACACTATAACCATCCCGAGTGGTGATAGTTCATTCGTTGTCCGTGTACCGATAATTGATGACCTGAATATTGAAACAACAGAGTTCGCTCTGATTGACCTCCTAAGTGTTACCGGAAAAGTGGTTGGCGAGGCGAATGACCTAGTTATTGGCGACCCTCAGGGTACCATCCGTATCTACGATAACGATGCTCTTAATGTTGTTGGCCAACAAGATTACGAAGGCAACGACGCCGTATTCTCTGTCACTGTTGATCCCGAGCAGATTGATGCAGGGGCAATTATCACGCTGCGGCCCACGAATTCCGGAGCTTCTGCGACTCCCGTAGACGACTTTGATCCGACTACCCTGCATGCCTACACCTTGAGCGATATTGGCGAAAAAGTTGAGATCACGCTGGATGAGAACTTGAGCTTTGAGTTGGGTGGTCGCGAGCAGTTCTATGTTGCGTACGAGACTACTCAAGATCAGGTTATCGAGTCCCCAGAAACGGTGAGAATCCAAGTATCTGCAGAGTTTTTGGATGATCAAGGAGATCAGGTTGAGCGCGTTGGCTTGGGTACGGCAACGATAGTTGATCCAATTATCGCAGCGAATGATGCAGATTCTTTCACCGAAACAGAACTAGAGACGGGACTAACAATCTCCGGATCGATCAATGTCCTAACGAACGATACAGAACCAACTCCAGACGCAGAGGCTTTGAAGGTTCAGCAGGAAGCGGTGGATGTGTTTACATCGGACGGTCAAACAGTAATAGGTGTAGTTAATTTTGCCAAAGACGGCAGCTACACATTGACATTGAACGCAGCGGGTCAGGCGGCTGTGAATGCGTTGGATGCTGATGAGAGCCTGACGGTTGAAGCAGACTACACAGCAGAGAACCAGGATGGAGTAACCGACACCGCCACCCTGACCGTGACGATCAACGCTACTAACGACAAGCCTACGATCACTTCAAGTAGCGGCAACCCAGAGGGTGCTAACGACGTTGTGTATGAATCTGGCCTGGCTACGGGTTCGTCACCAAGTGCAAGCAGTGTGGTTGCGGCGGGCACAATCACCGTTGCAGACCCCGATGGTCTGGATGATATCGTATCGATCACGATCGATAGCGATACGTTCACGCTTGCTCAGTTGAATGCGGCGACTGCTGGTTCACCACTGACCGTGACCGGCGACAAAGGTACGCTGAGTATCACGGATTACACCGACGGTGTAGCGACATACAGCTACACGCTGACCAGTGCAGTTGATGACGATGAAGTGGGTGCGAGCACTCAGGAAGTGTTCTCCGTGACGACATCGGATGGCACTTTGAGCTCGGATCCTGCGTCTATCACGATCGATATCAGTGATGATGCACCGCGTGCTGATGATGACGCGAATAGCCTGGGTGAGGACGATACATCCACTTCAGGTAACGTATTCGGTGCCACCAACGCAAGTACCAATAATGATGCGGATATTGCAGGTGCAGACGGTGCTTCGGTAACGGCAGTACGCACAGGGGCAGAAGATGCGACAGGTACATCAGGCTCACTCGGAGTTGCGCTGCAGGGTACTTACGGTACGTTGACACTGGGCACAGATGGTCAGTACACCTACACCCTGACCGCAGATATGAGTGCTCTGGATGACGGCGAGTCTGAGACAGATACCTTCACTTACACCATCACTGACGGTGATAGTGAGACCGACACGGCTGAGCTGGTGGTAACGATCAATGGCAGCAACGATAAGCCAACGATCAGCACAGATAGCGGTAATACAGATAATGCGAACGATACTGTTTACGAAGCTGGTCTGACTTCAGGCTCGGGTATCGGTTCAACCGCGACGACAGTCGGTGGCACGATTACCGTAGCGGATCCAGATGGTCTGGATGACATCGAATCGATTACGATCGATAGTGATACCTTCACTGTTGCAGAGCTGAACGGAGCATCTTCCGAATCACCACTGACCGTGACCGGCGACAAAGGTACGCTGAGTATCACGGATTACACCGACGGTGTAGCGACATACAGCTACACGCTGACCAGTGCAGTTGATGACGATGAAGTGGGTGCGAGCACTCAGGAAGTGTTCTCCGTGACGACATCGGATGGCACTTGGAGCTCGGTTCCTGCGTATATCACGATCGATATCAGTGATGATGCACCGCGTGCCGAGAATGACAATACAGGCTCTCTGACAGAGGACAGCACCCTGACGCTCACTGGTAATGTTCTGGATAACGATGTTGTGGGTGCAGACGAGGTGACGGGTGTTGATGCAGATGCAATCAATACAGATATATTCGTTGAGTGGGCGGCAACGGATGCGCAGACTGCTGGCGGTCTGGATCTGTCTGATTACGGTACGTTGTCACTGAATTTGGATGGCAGCTACAGTTTCGCATTGGATAACTCATTGGAATCGGTACAGGCGCTGACGGCTGATGACACGTTGGTGTTCACAGTGGGATACACCATGCAGGATGCTGACGGTGATGAGTCTGATGCAACTCTTTCGATCACGATTACTGGTACGAACGATGCACCAGTGGCGACAGCCAACAGCAACACAATTGCAGAAGATGCAGTGGCACCAGTGACAGGTAACATGGTCACGGACAACGACGGTAATGGCGTTGACAGTGATACAGATATCAGCGATGTGCTGACTGTAAGCAACATCGATGCAACCGGAGCGAACCAGTACGGTACGCTGACGTTGACTAACGCTGACGGCAGCTACAGCTACGCGATCGACAACACCAATGCGGCAGTTCAGGCCCTAGCAGTGGGTGAGACGTTGACCGAGACCTACACCTACACGCTGAGCGATGGTAACGGTGGTACAGACACAGCGACGCTGACGATCACGATTACGGGCACAAATGATGCCCCAGTCATCGCTGGTGGTTCTACCGATGCAAGCGGTGCAGTAACAGAGCTTGCTGACCTGTCAGCGAACGAGCTGACCGGTACTCTGAGCGATTCAGGCACGATCACCTTCACGGATGCAGATAGCACAGATACGCACGATGCTACTGTTGTGACGAAGTCGTATTCAGGCTCTGCAGAGCTCGGTTCGCTGACGCTGTCGGATAACGTTGATAATACAGATGGTACGATCGGTTGGGCGTTCAGCGTGTCTGATGCGGCCGTTGACTTCATGCGTGAAGGCGACACGATCACTCAGGTGTACACAGTGACCATTGATGATGGTAACGGTGGTACGGTAGATCAAGACATCACGGTTGTGATTACCGGCACTAATGATGCACCGATTCTGACGGTTGATGCGACTGGCGGTGTAACAGAAGATGCAGCGACTCCGACTCTCACAGATAGCGGCACACTGAGCTTCGCCGATGTTGATACAGCGGATACGCACACGGTGACAGAGTCGTACAACTCAGATGTTGTTTGGTCGGGCGGTACGCTGAGTGCGGCGCAGATTACAGCGCTGACTTCAGGTTTTAGTGCTGATTCTGATAGCTGGGACTACAGCGTTGCAAACACTGACGTTCAGTTCCTGAGCAAAGACGAGACAGTGACGTTCAGCTATGACGTGACTGTGAAAGACGATTCGGGCGCATCGAATGACTCGGATACGGAGACCGTTACGATCACCATTACGGGTACAAACGATGCCCCAGTCATCGCTGGTGGTTCTACCGATGCAAGCGGTGCAGTAACAGAGCTTGCTGACCTGTCAGCGAACGAGCTGACCGGTACTCTGAGCGATTCAGGCACGATCACCTTCACGGATGCAGATAGCACAGATACGCACGATGCTACTGTTGTGACGAAGTCGTATTCAGGCTCTGCAGAGCTCGGTTCGCTGACGCTGTCGGATAACGTTGATAATACAGATGGTACGATCGGTTGGGCGTTCAGCGTGTCTGATGCGGCCGTTGACTTCATGCGTGAAGGCGACACGATCACTCAGGTGTACACAGTGACCATTGATGATGGTAACGGTGGTACGGTAGATCAAGACATCACGGTTGTGATTACCGGCACTAATGATGCACCGATTCTGACGGTTGATGCGACTGGCGGTGTAACAGAAGATGCAGCGACTCCGACTCTCACAGATAGCGGCACACTGAGCTTCGCCGATGTTGATACAGCGGATACGCACACGGTGACAGAGTCGTACAACTCAGATGTTGTTTGGTCGGGCGGTACGCTGAGTGCGGCGCAGATTACAGCGCTGACTTCAGGTTTTAGTGCTGATTCTGATAGCTGGGACTACAGCGTTGCAAACACTGACGTTCAGTTCCTGAGCAAAGACGAGACAGTGACGTTCAGCTATGACGTGACTGTGAAAGACGATTCGGGCGCATCGAATGACTCGGATACGGAGACCGTTACGATCACCATTACGGGTACAAACGATGCCCCAGTCATCGCTGGTGGTTCTACCGATGCAAGCGGTGCAGTAACAGAGCTTGCTGACCTGTCAGCGAACGAGCTGACCGGTACTCTGAGCGATTCAGGCACGATCACCTTCACGGATGCAGATAGCACAGATACGCACGATGCTACTGTTGTGACGAAGTCGTATTCAGGCTCTGCAGAGCTCGGTTCGCTGACGCTGTCGGATAACGTTGATAATACAGATGGTACGATCGGTTGGGCGTTCAGCGTGTCTGATGCGGCCGTTGACTTCATGCGTGAAGGCGACACGATCACTCAGGTGTACACAGTGACCATTGATGATGGTAACGGTGGTACGGTAGATCAAGACATCACGGTTGTGATTACCGGCACTAATGATGCACCGATTCTGACGGTTGATGCGACTGGCGGTGTAACAGAAGATGCAGCGACTCCGACTCTCACAGATAGCGGCACACTGAGCTTCGCCGATGTTGATACAGCGGATACGCACACGGTGACAGAGTCGTACAACTCAGATGTTGTTTGGTCGGGCGGTACGCTGAGTGCGGCGCAGATTACAGCGCTGACTTCAGGTTTTAGTGCTGATTCTGATAGCTGGGACTACAGCGTTGCAAACACTGACGTTCAGTTCCTGAGCAAAGACGAGACAGTGACGTTCAGCTATGACGTGACTGTGAAAGACGATTCGGGCGCATCGAATGACTCGGATACGGAGACCGTTACGATCACCATTACGGGTACAAACGACGATCCAGTCATGAGTGTTGGTAACGGATCAGTAAGTGAGTCTGGTCTTGCCGCAGGAACGTCACCTAGCCTTGCCGCTAGAACGGATTCTGGTGTAATAACACTTTCCGATGTAGACGGTACTATTGGTAGTGGCTCAGATGTGACCGTAACGAGCGATGGCCAGTACGGTACAGCATCAGTGTCATGGAATTCTGAAGACTCTCGGTGGGAATGGTCATACGAACTGACCTCAGCTGTTGATGAAGACGGCGCTGATAATCAGTCGACAATTCCGAGTGAGGATTCGTTTGATATTACTATCGACGATGGTGCAGGTGGTGTAGTTACGAAGACTTTAACCATCTCGATTGCAGATGACGCGCCCGCGCAATTCAGTGCCGAAACCGTATATGTATCCAATGGCGGAACGGCCTACGCTGAGGGAAGTCTCGATGCTGTTCAGAATATCGGTGCGGATGGGGTTAGGTCTATTGTATTCACAACACCACTAGCCACCGGAGGTAGCGTAGAGGTCTCAGGTACTGATTTTTATTTGACCGATTCTAATGGCCGAATGACTTCGGGTGGGAGTGAGATTCTGTTGACTGGCTTTGATACTGGCACACTTGTCGGTACTACTGTTTCAGGCTTGAAAGTCTTTGAAATCGCGATAGATCAGGCAACAGGCGAATATGTTATCGATTTTGATAAAGCCCTCGATGACGGCTCTGGGTTTACTTTCTCGGACTTCAGTAAAGCACCTGCGGGTAACAAAGAATGGGTTGCCTTCGATAGGGATGGGTTTGCAATAACGGACGTGACTGATCCTAATCCTGACAGTAATGATATCTTGATCACAGCGGGGGCGCATACTGTAAATACCTCGTCAACAGATATTGGAGCCGCCAACCAATGGATTGGCTCAGGTGACTCAGTTCGTCTGGACATGGTTACTGATGTGCGTTACCTGACTGAAGTTGTTCAAGAGAAAATTCAGGGTGTTTGGACAGACGTTGAAGTAACCCGCAGCGAAGGGGATGCCGGTGGATTTGATTACGACAGCCATTACAGCTCCGACACTGTTACGTTCACGGTAATGCAAACTAAAGGTGGTGGGAGCTCGTCATTGAGGGTTGCTGCCTTCGACTTTGACGACGCAGGAGACAAAACCGATTTAGGAGGCGAAAGTACAAGCGTTAGTTTAGCTTTGGCTACTGTTGTTGTGAAATCCGCCACCGGAGTGACCCTGTCTGCTGGTTCAGATTACACGGTTTCAATTAGCGGCACTGACGTGATTGTGTCGGGATTAGACGCTGATGATACTGTTACAGTAACAAATCCAGTCGGATCTACCTTTGAAGCTGTGGAGATCTCCTACGAAGCAGATTCAGACTTCGCTTTGGGTGGGTTTGGATTTGAGTCTACCCAGGCTGGATCCGACCTAAATATGTCTTTTGACCTAACCGCGACCGACACAGATGGAGACAGCATTACATCCACTTTGGGCCTGGTAAATATCCAGCCTGATGCCAGTGTTTTGACTGGCGGTACAGGAGATGATGTGATGGCGGGTGATGCTGGAATCGATAACATCGTTGGTAATGCCGGCGATGACATTATATTCGGTGGTGCCGGCAGCGATGTAATGTATGGTGACAGCTCATCAAGTCTAGATGGCACTGTCGGTGTCGATACATTTGTCTGGGAAAGTGGCGACGAAGGTACACTCGAGTCGCCGGCAATCGATGTTATCAAGGATTTCGATGCATCGAATGGTGGTGATATTCTGAATCTTTCAGATCTTCTGGTTGGAGAGCATGACGGCTCCGGAGTAGACACGAATAATCTAGATGGCTACTTTGATTTCGCGACCGTTGGCGGCAATACTGAGATCAGTATTCGACCAACTGGAACAGGTGGTGAAATCACGCAAAAGATTATTCTTGAAGGTGTTGACCTCGGTGCAGATGGAAGTAACGATGCAAAAGTTTTGGCACAGTTGCTCTCCAATGGGAATCTGGGCGTGGACAGCTAA